Proteins from a single region of Allocatelliglobosispora scoriae:
- a CDS encoding MGH1-like glycoside hydrolase domain-containing protein, with protein sequence MGVTSEQRRLADADAGATPWKAWGPYVAERAWGTVREDYSEHGTAWEYFSHDDARSRVYRWNEDGLAGICDDRQTFCFAFAFWNGVDPILKERIFGLTGNEGNHGEDAKEYWWYIDSTPTHSWMTWRYHYPQREFPYQELITVNRQMDRSEAEYDLADTDAFDDDRYWAITVDYAKASPTDLCALVTLENRGPDEATLHVLPTLWFRNTWSWGTPGRDDQPVITADGATLHASHRILGQLALHGEGEPTPLVCDNETNAQRIWALDGRSLYPKDGINDHVVNGAATVNPTGKGTKGALHYTVTVPAGGKAELRLRLTQIAPPPGGLPVPEPDLAEGYAEVLAARRAEADEYFAELTPPGTPPEEAIVLRRAIAGLMWGKQFYHFDVEKWLDGDPGSTPPPAGRRTGRNSAWRHMTSFDVISMPDPWEYPWYAAWDLAFHTVVLAHVDPRFAKDQLLLLLRDWYLHPNGQIPAYEWAFGDVNPPVHAWAALKVFEIDGAKDYDFLERIMHKLLLNFTWWVNRKDLEGNNVFEGGFLGLDNVGPFDRSAALPVAGVLEQSDGTAWMAMYALNMLEMSLVLATHDRVWTDIATKFFEHFAYIASAAYNRGLWDDEDGFFYDVLRGEDGEQIPLKVRSVVGLLPLCATTMLNSVTLIRLPEVAARLRWFLANKPEFAAVVGARRIADGGQQVRLLSVVGPDQLLRMLGRMLDEEEFLSPHGLRTLSRKHLEEPYEVQLGGNDFTVTYEPGESTTGLFGGNSNWRGPIWFPVNYLLVESLRHYARFFGEDLAVEYPTRSGRKIPLGEVADDISARLISLFLPGPDGVRPIYGTSDRLGRHPDWKDLITFHEYFHGDTGEGLGASHQTGWTALVADLILRRRRP encoded by the coding sequence ATGGGCGTGACCTCAGAACAGAGACGCCTCGCCGACGCCGACGCAGGGGCCACACCGTGGAAGGCATGGGGGCCCTACGTGGCCGAACGCGCCTGGGGGACGGTCCGGGAGGACTACAGCGAGCACGGCACCGCCTGGGAGTATTTCTCGCACGACGACGCCCGCTCGCGGGTCTACCGGTGGAACGAGGACGGCCTCGCCGGGATCTGCGACGACCGGCAGACCTTCTGCTTCGCCTTCGCCTTCTGGAACGGCGTCGATCCCATCCTCAAGGAGCGGATCTTCGGCCTCACCGGCAACGAGGGCAACCACGGGGAGGACGCCAAGGAGTACTGGTGGTACATCGACTCGACCCCGACCCACTCGTGGATGACCTGGCGCTACCACTACCCGCAGCGGGAGTTCCCCTACCAGGAGCTCATCACGGTCAACCGGCAGATGGACCGCTCCGAGGCGGAGTACGACCTGGCCGACACCGACGCCTTCGACGACGACCGCTACTGGGCGATCACCGTCGACTATGCCAAGGCGTCGCCGACGGACCTGTGCGCCCTGGTCACGCTGGAGAACCGGGGGCCCGACGAGGCGACCCTGCACGTGCTGCCGACGCTGTGGTTCCGCAACACCTGGTCCTGGGGGACGCCGGGCCGTGACGACCAGCCGGTGATCACCGCCGACGGCGCCACGCTCCACGCCAGCCACCGCATCCTCGGCCAGCTCGCGCTGCACGGCGAGGGCGAGCCGACCCCGCTGGTCTGCGACAACGAGACCAACGCCCAGCGCATCTGGGCCCTGGACGGGCGCTCGCTCTATCCCAAGGACGGCATCAACGACCACGTCGTCAACGGCGCCGCGACGGTCAACCCGACCGGCAAGGGCACCAAGGGCGCGCTGCACTACACCGTGACGGTCCCGGCCGGGGGGAAGGCCGAGCTCCGGCTGCGCCTCACCCAGATCGCGCCGCCGCCGGGCGGTCTCCCCGTCCCGGAGCCAGACCTCGCCGAGGGGTACGCCGAGGTGCTCGCCGCCCGCCGCGCCGAGGCCGATGAGTACTTCGCCGAGCTGACCCCGCCCGGCACCCCGCCCGAGGAGGCGATCGTGCTGCGGCGCGCCATCGCCGGGCTGATGTGGGGCAAGCAGTTCTACCACTTCGACGTGGAGAAGTGGCTCGACGGCGATCCCGGCTCGACGCCGCCGCCGGCCGGACGGCGGACCGGCCGCAACAGCGCCTGGCGGCACATGACGAGCTTCGACGTGATCTCCATGCCGGACCCCTGGGAGTACCCGTGGTACGCGGCGTGGGACCTCGCCTTCCACACCGTGGTCCTGGCCCACGTCGATCCCCGGTTCGCCAAGGACCAGCTGCTCCTGCTGCTGCGCGACTGGTACCTGCACCCCAACGGCCAGATCCCCGCCTATGAGTGGGCCTTCGGCGACGTCAACCCGCCCGTGCACGCCTGGGCCGCGCTGAAGGTCTTCGAGATCGACGGCGCCAAGGACTACGACTTCCTTGAGCGGATCATGCACAAGCTGCTGCTCAACTTCACCTGGTGGGTCAACCGCAAGGACCTGGAGGGCAACAACGTCTTCGAGGGCGGCTTCCTCGGCCTCGACAACGTCGGCCCCTTCGACCGCTCCGCCGCGCTCCCGGTCGCCGGTGTCCTGGAGCAGTCCGACGGCACCGCGTGGATGGCGATGTACGCCCTGAACATGCTGGAGATGTCGCTCGTCCTCGCCACCCACGACCGGGTCTGGACCGACATCGCGACGAAGTTCTTCGAGCACTTCGCCTATATCGCCAGCGCCGCATACAACCGGGGGCTCTGGGACGACGAGGACGGGTTCTTCTACGACGTGCTGCGGGGTGAGGACGGCGAGCAGATCCCGCTCAAGGTCCGCTCCGTCGTCGGCCTGCTGCCGCTGTGCGCGACGACGATGCTCAACTCGGTGACGCTGATCCGGCTGCCCGAGGTGGCGGCGCGGCTGCGCTGGTTCCTCGCCAACAAGCCCGAGTTCGCGGCGGTCGTCGGTGCCCGGCGCATCGCCGACGGCGGTCAGCAGGTGCGCCTGCTCTCCGTGGTCGGCCCCGACCAGCTGCTGCGGATGCTGGGCCGGATGCTCGACGAGGAGGAGTTCCTGTCGCCGCACGGGTTGCGTACGCTGTCGCGCAAGCACCTGGAGGAGCCCTACGAGGTGCAGCTCGGCGGCAACGACTTCACCGTCACCTATGAGCCGGGCGAGTCGACGACGGGCCTGTTCGGCGGCAACTCCAACTGGCGCGGTCCGATCTGGTTCCCGGTCAACTACCTGCTGGTCGAGTCGCTGCGCCACTACGCGAGGTTCTTCGGCGAGGACCTGGCGGTGGAGTACCCCACCCGCTCCGGCCGCAAGATCCCGTTGGGCGAGGTGGCCGACGACATCTCGGCGAGGCTGATCTCCCTCTTCCTGCCCGGCCCCGATGGCGTACGCCCCATCTACGGCACCAGCGACCGCCTGGGCAGGCACCCCGACTGGAAGGACCTGATCACCTTCCACGAGTACTTCCACGGCGACACGGGAGAGGGCCTGGGCGCGTCCCACCAGACGGGCTGGACAGCTCTCGTAGCCGACCTAATCCTCCGCCGCCGCCGCCCGTAA
- a CDS encoding MFS transporter produces MEATIMITQAPARAATPAPARSRWFALVVLCAGMLMIILDQTIVTVALPAIQQELGFTTADLAWVVNAYVIPFGGLLLLAGRLGDLLGRKSVFVTGLIVFTTASVLCGLATTPELLIAARFVQGIGGAITSAVVLGMIVPMFPEPRERARAIGIYAFVGSAGATIGFFAGGLLTEALSWHWIFFVNAPIGVVAAALAIRIFPAERGLGLAAGADALGALLVTAGLMLGVYTIVATGSHGWGSVHTLGFGGASIALLVAFVVRQATARSPLLPLRVFRSRNVSGANVVQALMVAGLLGWQFLNTLYLQQVLGYSPVEAGLAVVPVALAIGTLSLGFSARLNTRFGPRRVLIAGLVLITVGVALVSRVPLDADYLTDLLPGIVIFGTGGGLALPAVTTLAMSDATDADAGLVSGLANTTQSIGSALGLAILATVAAARTAALSPAAIPTPQSLTSGYRAAFAVSVALLLTALTVAATVPHPTHPTRPAHPTRPARPS; encoded by the coding sequence TTGGAGGCCACCATCATGATCACCCAGGCTCCGGCCCGTGCCGCGACCCCGGCACCAGCGCGCTCGCGCTGGTTCGCCCTCGTCGTGCTCTGCGCCGGAATGCTCATGATCATCCTTGACCAGACGATCGTCACCGTGGCGCTCCCCGCGATCCAGCAGGAGCTCGGCTTCACCACCGCCGACCTCGCGTGGGTCGTCAACGCGTACGTCATCCCCTTCGGCGGCCTGCTGCTGCTCGCCGGGCGCCTCGGCGACCTGCTGGGCCGCAAGTCGGTCTTCGTCACCGGCCTGATCGTCTTCACCACCGCGTCGGTGCTCTGCGGCCTCGCCACCACGCCGGAGCTGCTCATCGCCGCCCGCTTCGTCCAGGGCATCGGCGGCGCCATCACCTCGGCGGTGGTCCTCGGCATGATCGTGCCGATGTTCCCCGAGCCCCGCGAGCGCGCCCGCGCCATCGGGATCTACGCCTTCGTCGGCTCGGCCGGTGCCACCATCGGCTTCTTCGCGGGCGGGCTGCTCACCGAGGCGCTGAGCTGGCACTGGATCTTCTTCGTGAACGCGCCGATCGGCGTCGTCGCCGCAGCGCTCGCCATCCGGATCTTCCCCGCCGAACGCGGTCTCGGCCTCGCCGCCGGTGCCGACGCGCTCGGTGCGCTGCTCGTCACGGCGGGCCTGATGCTCGGCGTCTACACGATCGTCGCGACCGGCTCGCACGGCTGGGGATCGGTCCACACGCTGGGGTTCGGCGGTGCCTCGATCGCGCTGCTGGTGGCGTTCGTCGTCCGCCAGGCCACGGCGCGCAGCCCGCTGCTGCCGCTGCGGGTCTTCCGCTCCCGCAACGTCTCCGGCGCCAACGTCGTACAGGCCCTGATGGTCGCCGGGCTCCTCGGCTGGCAGTTCCTCAACACGCTCTACCTGCAGCAGGTGCTCGGCTACTCCCCCGTCGAGGCCGGGCTCGCCGTCGTACCGGTGGCGCTCGCGATCGGCACGCTCTCGCTGGGCTTCTCCGCTCGCCTCAACACCCGCTTCGGGCCGCGCCGGGTCCTGATCGCCGGGCTCGTGCTGATCACCGTGGGAGTGGCGCTGGTGAGCCGGGTGCCGCTGGACGCCGACTACCTCACCGACCTCCTGCCCGGCATCGTGATCTTCGGTACCGGCGGCGGCCTCGCCCTGCCCGCCGTCACGACGCTGGCGATGTCCGACGCGACCGACGCCGACGCCGGTCTCGTGTCGGGCCTGGCCAACACCACCCAGTCGATCGGCTCCGCCCTGGGTCTGGCAATCCTGGCCACGGTGGCAGCGGCCCGCACCGCCGCCCTCTCCCCGGCCGCGATCCCCACTCCGCAGTCCCTGACGTCGGGCTACCGAGCGGCGTTCGCGGTAAGCGTCGCCCTCCTCCTCACCGCCCTGACGGTCGCCGCGACCGTCCCCCACCCCACCCACCCCACCCGCCCCGCCCACCCCACCCGCCCCGCCCGCCCCTCCTAA
- a CDS encoding winged helix-turn-helix transcriptional regulator, whose translation MCTVREVLDRVGGKWSIGVIVEASEGPVRFTELERKIEGISRRMLTLTLRNLERDGLLHRTVYPTVPPKVEYVATDMARELYSTLLTLTAWAERHRSAIDSAREAYDRERGLSAEAS comes from the coding sequence ATGTGCACCGTCCGCGAGGTGCTGGACCGGGTCGGCGGCAAGTGGAGCATCGGCGTGATCGTGGAGGCGTCCGAGGGGCCGGTCCGCTTCACCGAGCTGGAGCGCAAGATCGAGGGGATCAGCCGGCGGATGCTGACGCTCACCCTGCGCAACCTGGAGCGCGACGGGCTCCTGCACCGGACCGTCTACCCCACCGTGCCGCCGAAGGTGGAGTATGTCGCGACCGACATGGCGCGGGAGCTCTACAGCACCCTGCTCACGCTGACCGCCTGGGCGGAGCGGCACCGGTCGGCGATCGACTCGGCCCGCGAGGCCTACGATCGCGAGCGCGGCCTTTCAGCGGAGGCGTCCTAA
- a CDS encoding ROK family transcriptional regulator produces the protein MGAPPQLTEPISYQLLCLLRDLGPQSRVELADRLTLPRSRLASELDALVDASLIRGAGPAESRGGRRSTLVELNPEIRYAAIDLGATSIDVEITDGRLEPLAAHSEEADISAGPTIMLRRVNEILQKMRVGGAYDRLSAIGVGLPGPVSVRDGMPVFPPIMPGWDRFPLRSTLGIEHGCPVAVDNDVNIMSIGERHSGIAHTIDNFLFVKIGTGIGCGIHLGGQVHRGADGCAGDIGHIQVDGKGPVCYCGNVGCLEVFFSGTALAREAMVAARSGSSAALARRLAAQGTLTAKDVGDAAAEGDVTCINLVRAGGRHLGEVLAGMVSFINPSMIVIGGGLAGLGHLLLAEIRGVVYKRSLPLATGNLLVVLSELGPRAGVTGAAVLASDVAHRQSF, from the coding sequence ATGGGTGCGCCGCCCCAGTTGACCGAGCCGATCTCGTACCAGCTGCTCTGCCTGCTGCGCGACCTGGGCCCGCAGTCGCGGGTGGAGCTCGCGGACCGGCTGACCCTGCCGCGCTCCCGGCTCGCCAGCGAGCTCGACGCGCTGGTGGACGCCTCGCTGATCCGGGGCGCGGGCCCCGCCGAGTCGCGCGGCGGCCGGCGGTCGACCCTGGTCGAGCTGAACCCGGAGATCCGCTACGCCGCGATCGACCTCGGCGCCACCTCGATCGACGTCGAGATCACCGACGGCCGGTTGGAGCCCCTCGCGGCGCACAGCGAAGAGGCCGACATCAGCGCCGGGCCCACGATCATGCTGCGCCGGGTCAACGAGATCCTGCAGAAGATGCGCGTCGGCGGGGCCTATGACCGGCTCAGCGCGATCGGCGTCGGCCTGCCGGGCCCGGTCAGCGTCCGCGACGGCATGCCGGTCTTCCCACCGATCATGCCGGGCTGGGACCGGTTCCCGCTGCGCTCCACCCTCGGCATCGAGCACGGCTGCCCGGTCGCCGTCGACAACGACGTCAACATCATGAGCATCGGCGAGCGCCACAGCGGCATCGCCCACACGATCGACAACTTCCTCTTCGTGAAAATCGGCACCGGCATCGGCTGCGGCATCCACCTCGGCGGCCAGGTCCACCGCGGCGCCGACGGCTGCGCCGGGGACATCGGCCACATCCAGGTCGACGGCAAGGGACCGGTCTGCTACTGCGGCAACGTCGGCTGCCTGGAGGTCTTCTTCAGCGGCACCGCCCTCGCCCGCGAGGCGATGGTCGCCGCCCGCTCCGGTTCGTCGGCCGCCCTGGCCCGCAGGCTCGCCGCGCAGGGCACGCTGACCGCCAAAGATGTCGGCGACGCCGCGGCCGAGGGCGATGTCACGTGCATCAACCTGGTCCGCGCCGGCGGCCGCCACCTCGGCGAGGTGCTCGCCGGGATGGTGAGCTTCATCAACCCGTCGATGATCGTCATCGGCGGCGGCCTCGCCGGCCTCGGCCACCTGCTCCTCGCCGAGATCCGGGGCGTCGTCTACAAGCGATCGCTGCCGCTCGCCACGGGAAACCTGCTGGTCGTGCTCTCGGAGCTCGGCCCGCGCGCGGGCGTCACCGGCGCCGCGGTCCTCGCCAGCGACGTCGCGCACCGGCAGAGCTTCTGA
- a CDS encoding potassium channel family protein, whose translation MVLVALWRSLGTCALLVAAFFLVPVSTDDDGAVWRAIVTLLIMALAVWLIYRQIRRQVDDPVAPLAGLMLAIVGGVLIFAFIDYEIAVERPGEFVDLATRLDALYFALTTLATVGYGDVHAEGQLARGVLCAQLLFNIVVVGAAASILVSQLRSRVRAPRP comes from the coding sequence ATGGTCTTGGTCGCACTGTGGCGCTCATTGGGTACGTGCGCGTTACTCGTCGCGGCATTCTTCCTGGTCCCCGTCTCGACCGACGATGACGGCGCGGTCTGGCGCGCCATCGTGACCTTGCTCATCATGGCGCTCGCCGTCTGGCTCATCTATCGCCAGATCCGCCGCCAGGTCGACGATCCGGTGGCACCGCTCGCCGGGCTCATGCTCGCCATCGTCGGTGGCGTCCTGATCTTCGCCTTCATCGACTACGAGATCGCCGTCGAGCGGCCGGGCGAGTTCGTCGACCTCGCCACGAGGCTCGACGCCCTCTACTTCGCGCTCACCACACTCGCCACCGTCGGCTACGGCGACGTGCACGCCGAGGGGCAGCTCGCCCGGGGTGTGCTCTGCGCCCAGCTCCTGTTCAACATCGTCGTCGTGGGCGCCGCCGCCTCCATCCTCGTCAGCCAGTTACGCAGCCGCGTACGGGCACCACGGCCTTGA
- a CDS encoding circularly permuted type 2 ATP-grasp protein: MADLFEDYPLGAAWDEMFAATGEPRPTYASLHATLRPLAGGDLRTRADVLARAFLDQGVTFALKGVERPFPLDIVPRVIEADQWRKVEAGVAQRVRALEAFLADVYGDGNVLHDGIVPRSTIVTSAHFHREAHGLNPPNGVRVLVSGVDLIRDEQGDFRVLEDNVRTPSGVSYVIENRRAMAHVLPEIFGSTRVRPVESYPTMLLAALRAAAPAGVDEPVVVVLTPGVHNSAYFEHALLAREMGVELVEGRDLVCVGNEVAMRTTAGERRVDVIYRRIDDEFLDPVHFRADSMLGCAGLLNAARAGRVTLANAVGNGVADDKLIYTYVPDLIRYYLGEEPLLPNVETYRLDDPDVLQHVLGRLDQLVVKPVDGSGGSGIVIGSMATDEELATVRQRLLHDPRGWIAQREVKLSTVPTLIGESLRPRHVDLRPFAVNDGNKVWVLPGGLTRVALPEGALVVNSSQGGGSKDTWVLTSSDEDVFEPEPVPTLVGPQVAQPRRPDPGPHFEDQAQQQQQFRVPGRPAC; encoded by the coding sequence ATGGCGGACCTATTCGAGGATTATCCCCTGGGCGCTGCCTGGGACGAGATGTTCGCGGCGACCGGCGAGCCCCGTCCCACCTACGCCTCGCTCCACGCCACCCTCCGGCCGCTCGCCGGAGGAGACCTGCGGACCAGGGCCGATGTGCTCGCCCGAGCCTTCCTCGACCAGGGTGTGACCTTCGCGCTCAAGGGCGTCGAGCGTCCCTTCCCCCTCGACATCGTCCCGCGAGTCATCGAAGCCGATCAGTGGCGCAAGGTCGAGGCCGGCGTGGCGCAGCGGGTCCGGGCGCTGGAGGCGTTCCTCGCCGACGTCTACGGCGACGGCAACGTGCTCCACGACGGCATCGTGCCCCGGTCCACGATCGTCACCAGCGCGCACTTCCACCGCGAGGCGCACGGGCTCAACCCGCCCAACGGCGTTCGCGTCCTGGTGTCGGGGGTCGACCTGATCCGCGACGAGCAGGGCGACTTCCGGGTGCTCGAGGACAACGTCCGCACGCCGTCCGGCGTCAGCTACGTCATCGAGAACCGCCGGGCCATGGCCCACGTGCTGCCCGAGATCTTCGGCTCCACCCGGGTCCGGCCGGTCGAGTCCTACCCGACGATGCTCCTCGCCGCCCTGCGGGCCGCCGCCCCCGCCGGGGTCGACGAGCCGGTCGTCGTCGTGCTCACCCCCGGCGTGCACAACTCCGCCTACTTCGAGCACGCGCTGCTCGCCCGGGAGATGGGCGTCGAGCTCGTCGAGGGCCGCGACCTCGTCTGCGTCGGCAACGAGGTGGCGATGCGGACCACCGCCGGCGAGCGGCGCGTCGATGTCATCTACCGCCGCATCGACGACGAGTTCCTCGACCCGGTGCACTTCCGGGCCGACTCGATGCTCGGCTGCGCGGGCCTGCTCAACGCCGCCCGCGCCGGCCGGGTCACCCTCGCCAACGCGGTCGGCAACGGCGTCGCCGACGACAAGCTCATCTACACCTACGTGCCCGATCTGATCCGCTACTACCTGGGTGAGGAGCCGCTGCTGCCCAACGTCGAGACCTACCGCCTCGACGACCCCGATGTCCTGCAGCACGTGCTCGGCCGCCTCGACCAGCTCGTCGTCAAGCCCGTCGACGGCTCCGGCGGCTCCGGCATCGTCATCGGCTCGATGGCGACCGACGAGGAGCTCGCCACGGTCCGCCAGCGGCTCCTGCACGACCCGCGCGGCTGGATCGCCCAGCGCGAGGTGAAGCTCTCCACGGTCCCGACCCTGATCGGCGAGAGCCTCCGGCCACGCCACGTCGACCTGCGGCCCTTCGCGGTCAACGACGGCAACAAGGTCTGGGTGCTGCCCGGCGGGCTCACCCGTGTCGCGCTCCCCGAGGGCGCGCTCGTCGTCAACTCCAGCCAGGGCGGCGGCTCCAAGGACACCTGGGTCCTGACCTCCTCGGACGAGGACGTCTTCGAGCCGGAGCCGGTCCCGACGCTGGTCGGCCCGCAGGTCGCGCAGCCCCGGCGGCCCGATCCCGGTCCCCACTTCGAGGACCAGGCACAGCAGCAGCAGCAGTTCCGCGTACCCGGGAGGCCGGCATGTTGA